A single genomic interval of Rhinopithecus roxellana isolate Shanxi Qingling chromosome 11, ASM756505v1, whole genome shotgun sequence harbors:
- the LOC115900300 gene encoding ankyrin repeat and SOCS box protein 13-like: protein MGPSAEVGLSVEVGLSGEVGLRQVQVRAVGLSGAVELSGAVELSGAVELSGAVELSGAVGLSEEVGLSEEVGLRNCRVDSWQRAKVGVLAEKDVELQGSGEHLCLQSGFMLGQWWEVDRGGFWVERTPVHEAAQRGESLQLQQRESGACVNQVTVDSITPLHAASLQGQVRCVQLLLAAGAQVDARNIDGSTPLCDACASGSIECVKLLLSYGAKVNPPLYTASPLHEACMSGSSECVRLLIDVGANLEAHDCHFGTPLHVACAREHLDCVKVLLNAGANVNAAKLHETALHHAAKVKNVDLIEMLIEFGGNIYARDNRGKKPSDYTWSSSAPAKCLEYYEKTPLTLSQLCRVSLRKATGVRGLEKIAKLNIPPRLIDYLSYN from the exons ATGGGGCCCAGtgcagaggtggggctgagtgtggaggtggggctgagtggggaagtggggctgaggcaggtccaGGTGAGGGCCGTGGGGCTGAGTGGGGCGGTGGAACTGAGTGGGGCGGTGGAACTGAGTGGGGCGGTGGAACTGAGTGGGGCGGTGGAACTGAGTGGGGcggtggggctgagtgaggaggtggggctgagtgaggaggtggggctga GAAATTGCCGAGTGGACAGTTGGCAGAGGGCAAAGGTGGGCGTGTTAGCAGAGAAGGATGTGGAACTGCAGGGGAGTGGTGAGCACCTGTGCCTGCAGAGCGGGTTTATGCTGGGGCAGTGGTGGGAGGTGGACCGTGGAG GTTTCTGGGTGGAACGGACCCCTGTGCATGAGGCAGCCCAGCGGGGTGAGAGCCTGCAGCTGCAACAGAGAGAGAGTGGCGCCTGTGTGAACCAGGTCACTGTGGACTCCATCACGCCCCTGCATGCGGCCAGTctgcagggccaggtgcggtgcgTGCAGCTGCTGCTGGCAGCTGGGGCCCAG GTGGATGCTCGCAACATCGACGGCAGCACCCCGCTCTGCGACGCCTGCGCCTCGGGCAGCATCGAGTGTGTGAAGCTCTTGCTGTCCTACGGGGCCAAGGTCAACCCTCCTTTGTACACAGCATCCCCCCTGCACGAGGCCTGCATGAGCG GGAGTTCCGAATGTGTGAGGCTTCTTATTGATGTCGGGGCCAATCTGGAAGCGCACGATTGCCATTTTGGGACCCCTCTGCACGTTGCCTGTGCCCGGGAGCATCTGGACTGTGTGAAAGTGCTGCTCAATGCAG GGGCCAACGTGAATGCGGCAAAGCTTCATGAGACGGCCCTTCACCACGCGGCCAAGGTCAAGAATGTTGACCTCATCGAGATGCTTATCGAGTTTGGTGGCAACATCTACGCCCGGGACAACCGTGGGAAGAAGCCGTCTGACTACACGTGGAGCAGCAGCGCTCCCGCCAAGTGCCTCGAGTACTATGAAA AGACACCTCTGACTTTGTCACAACTCTGCAGGGTGAGCTTGAGGAAGGCCACTGGTGTCCGAGGGCTGGAGAAGATCGCCAAGTTAAACATCCCACCCCGGCTCATCGATTACCTCTCCTACAACTGA